One Manihot esculenta cultivar AM560-2 chromosome 18, M.esculenta_v8, whole genome shotgun sequence genomic window carries:
- the LOC110606206 gene encoding B3 domain-containing protein At2g33720, translating to MEKQHLKSYDYFYVSSAQGPMNDQLLAANQSDKKRNHRQIIDNQENSHVSTELTLSCWFPSMIKKPRTTRISSSFSLHSSIVDSTLAGKEEVSTQLKLFDETWVADHDASATRKEPDGVSKESSELKPLARDTANQIIYGPEEERKMRLKHPVWTKLVLYDPWKIKKRLTGSDLGNLCRLLVASALVKDHILPFMNSETLEKIRGEGAEFCFWDCDTKTELNVVLKYWHTSKSYIFKKGWLNNFVKRRNLVEGDLIGIFWDSTGKIFNFSVLERASDTLHVLSTQPSSTYWPCTDFKRKMMGYQEQDFDRMNPKLEE from the exons ATGGAGAAACAACACCTCAAGTCCTATGATTATTTCTATGTTTCCAGTGCTCAAGGACCCATGAATGATCAACTTCTCGCAGCCAACCAATCTGACAAGAAGCGGAATCACCGTCAAATCATCGACAATCAAGAAAACAGCCATGTTTCCACTGAGTTAACCCTTTCTTGCTGGTTTCCAAGCATGATCAAGAAACCTAGAACCACCCGAATCAGTTCATCATTCTCCCTTCACAGTTCCATCGTTGATTCAACTCTCGCAGGGAAGGAGGAGGTTTCCACCCAACTAAAACTGTTTGATGAAACTTGGGTCGCTGATCATGATGCCTCTGCAACAAGAAAGGAGCCCGATGGAGTATCCAAAGAGTCCTCAGAATTGAAACCGTTGGCTCGAGATACTGCAAATCAGATAATTTATGGTCCTGAAGAGGAGAGAAAGATGAGGCTGAAGCATCCTGTTTGGACCAAACTGGTGCTTTATGATCCATGGAAGATTAAGAAGAGGCTAACTGGTAGTGATCTTGGTAATCTTTGCAGACTGTTGGTGGCATCAGCTTTAGTCAAGGATCATATTTTGCCATTTATGAATAGTGAAACTCTTGAGAAGATCAGAGGAGAAGGTGCTGAATTTTGCTTCTGGGATTGTGATACAAAGACAGAGTTGAATGTGGTTTTGAAGTACTGGCATACATCAAAGAGTTACATCTTCAAAAAAGGGTGGCTGAATAATTTCGTGAAGAGAAGGAATTTAGTTGAAGGAGATCTTATTGGGATTTTTTGGGATTCAACAGGGAAAATATTCAACTTTTCTGTGCTTGAGAGAGCTTCTGAC ACCTTGCATGTTTTGTCAACCCAGCCTTCTTCCACATATTGGCCATGCACTGATTTCAAGAGGAAAATGATGGGATACCAAGAACAAGATTTTGACAGAATGAATCCAAAATTGGAAGAATGA
- the LOC110606207 gene encoding putative B3 domain-containing protein At1g78640, producing MEKLDYFHVFSAQGSMKVKLFAANQSEKKRNHRQIIDNQENSHASTELTLSCWFPSMIKKPRTTRISSSSFLHSSIVVSTRPAKEEVSTKLKLFDETWVADHDAEPDGVSKESSELKTLARDTANERVYSPEEERKMRLKHLVWTKLVLYDPWKIKKRLTGSDLGNHCRLDIVEKIRGEGAEFCFWDCDTNTELNLVLKYWHTSKSYVFNKGWPNNFVKRRNLVEGDLIGIYWDSTKKIFNFAVLERASKVYP from the exons ATGGAGAAACTAGATTATTTCCATGTTTTCAGTGCTCAAGGATCCATGAAAGTTAAACTTTTCGCAGCCAACCAATCTGAAAAGAAGCGGAATCACCGTCAAATCATCGACAATCAAGAAAACAGCCATGCTTCCACTGAGTTAACCCTTTCTTGCTGGTTTCCAAGCATGATCAAGAAACCTAGAACCACCCGAATCAGTTCATCATCCTTCCTTCACAGTTCTATCGTTGTTTCAACTCGGCCAGCAAAGGAGGAAGTTTCCACTAAACTAAAACTGTTCGATGAAACTTGGGTCGCTGATCATGATGCCGAACCTGATGGAGTATCCAAAGAGTCCTCAGAATTGAAAACGCTCGCCCGAGATACTGCAAATGAGAGGGTTTACAGTCCTGAAGAGGAGAGAAAGATGAGGCTGAAGCATCTTGTTTGGACCAAACTGGTGCTTTATGATCCATGGAAGATTAAGAAGAGGCTAACTGGTAGTGATCTTGGTAATCATTGCAGACT TGATATTGTTGAGAAGATCAGAGGAGAAGGTGCTGAATTTTGCTTCTGGGATTGTGATACAAACACCGAGTTGAATCTGGTTTTAAAGTATTGGCATACATCAAAGAGTTACGTCTTCAACAAAGGGTGGCCAAATAATTTTGTGAAGAGAAGAAACTTGGTTGAAGGAGATTTGATTGGGATTTATTGGGATTCAACAAAGAAAATATTCAATTTTGCTGTGCTTGAAAGAGCTTCTAAGGTCTACCCATGA